A segment of the Streptomyces sp. NBC_01235 genome:
CTCGCCGCCTCCGTCACCATCACCCACACCCTGGGCGTCGTCGCCCTGGGCCTCCTCGTCACCGCCGGTTCGGCCGCGGCGCCCTCGGTGATCGCCTGGCTGGGCCTGGCGAGCGGCGCGCTGGTGCTCTTCGCGGGCGCGAGCCTCGCCCGACGGGCCTGGCGCAACCGTGGACCCGGTCACGGGCACGGGCACGGGCACGGACACGGACATGGGCACGATCACGGCCCCGGCCATGACCACGGCCATGACCATGGGCACACTCACAGCCACGCGCCTTCCGAACCCCCGGCCCGTCAACTCGCCCTCGTCGGCGCCCCCACCCCGCACACGCATGCCCATCAGAGCGCCGAGCCCGCCCAGGACCACGGTCATGACCCCGACCACGGCCACGATCACCACCACCACGAGCACGACCACGACCACGACCACCAGCACGGCCACACCCACACGCACACCCACGGCGGCCACACCCACACCCACGCCGTCGCCCCCACCCTCCGCGGCACGATCCTGCTCGGGTTCGCCGGAGGCATGGTCCCCAGTCCGTCCGCCGTGGTCGTGCTGGTCGGCGCGGCGGCGCTCGGGCAGGCCTGGTTCGGGCTGCTGCTCGTCGTCGCGTACGGCGTCGGGCTCGCGCTGACCCTCACCGCCGCCGGCTTCGCCGTCGTCAGGCTGGGTGCGGGGGCGACCCGCCTCATGGACCGGCAGCCGCGCTGGACCACCCACCCGGCCGTGACGCTGGTCCGCCGCAACATGCCCCTGTGGTCCGCGTTCCTCGTCGTCGCCCTCGGCGCCGGACTGGTGCTCAAGGGGGCCGCATCCGTCCTCGGCTGAGCTACGTTTGTGGAGTTGCGGAGGTTTTCGCCCGGATACGAAGAGCGGAATGGGGGCGCGGTGTCCGAAGAACCGGGCAGTGAACGTCTGATCGCGGGCCGCTACCGCCTGCTGACCCCGCTCGGCGAGGGCGGCATGGGGACGGTGTGGCGGGCCCATGACGAGGTGCTGCACCGTGAGGTCGCCGTCAAGGAGGTGCGCGCCCCGCACGGGCTGGCCGCCTCGGACGTCGAGCGGATGTACGCCCGGCTGGAGCGCGAGGCCTGGGCGGCGGCCCGGGTCGCGAACCGGAACGTCGTCACGGTGTACGACGTGGCCACTCAGGACGGGCGGCCGTGGATCGTCATGGAGATCGTGCGCGGGATCTCCCTCGCCGAGCTGCTGGACGCCGAGGGGCCTCTCGAACCGGCGCGGGCCGCGCACATCGGCGCCGAGGTGCTGTCCGCGCTGCGGGCCGCGCACGAGGCCGGGGTGCTGCACCGGGACGTCAAACCGGCGAACGTGCTGCTGTCGAACGACGACCGGGTGGTGCTCACCGACTTCGGCATCGCGACCGTCGAGGGCACTTCCGCGCTGACCATGACCGGCGAGGTCATCGGCTCCCCCGAGTTCCTCGCGCCGGAGCGCGCGCTGGGGCGTACGCCGGGGCCCGAGTCGGACCTGTGGTCGCTGGGCGTGCTGCTGTACGCGGCGGTCGAGGGCAACTCCCCCTTCCGGTACGACACTCCGCTGAGCACCGTGCGCGCGATCGTCGACGAGGAACTGCCGCCGCCGCGCCGGGCCGGGCCGCTCGCGCCCGTGATCGAGGGGCTGCTGCGCAAGGACCCGGCCGAGCGGCTGCCGGCCGACGTGGCCGAGCGGGACCTGCGGATCGTCGCGGCGGGCGGCGACCCGCGCGCGGACACGACCCGTACGACGCCACAGGCGCCGTACTCGCCGTACACGCCCTATCCGCCGACGGCCGCGACCCCCGCCGAGCCCCTGCGCCAGGAGCCGCCGGCTCCGACCCCGCCCCAGCCCTGGACGACGGCCCCGGCGACGACCGCCTCGACGGAGCCGGAACGCAACCGGCGCGCCGGTGTCGTCCTGGTCGCCGGTGTGGCCGCGCTGGCGCTGGCGGTCGCCGGGCTGACGTACGGACTGCTGAACCGCGACGACGGCAGCGGCGGCGGCACCGGTGGGGTCACCAACAGCGGTACGGAGATCCTGAGTTCGCCTCCGACACAGCCGGAGACGAGCGAAAGGACCAGCGAGCCGCCGAGTCCGAGCCCGAGCCCGAGCGAGAGCGAGAGCTCCGAGGCCCCGGCGCAGACCGTCGCGGTCACCGTCACCGGCGCGCACACGGACTACTCCGGTTCCTGTCCGCCGCCGGACGCCGACGCGCCGGCCTTCACGGCGACGATCACCGTGGGGCGGCTGCCCGCGACGGTGTCCTATCGCTGGGTGTCGAAGGAGGGTGAGCTCTCCGGGCAGACCTGGAAGACGCTCGACTTCCCGTCGGGCGGGGGCAAGTCCAAGCAGGACAAGGTGATCGTGTCGACGTACGCGGAGAGCGGGACGTACGAGAACGCGATCGGCGTCGAGGTGCGGAAGCCGGTGAAGGTGACGTCCGACTCGGTGCCGTTCTCGGTCACCTGCGAGACGGAGGCCCCGACCGACGGGACCTCCCCCTCCTCCTCGCCGTCCGAGTGACGGCTCAGGCCGCGCTGTTCAGGACCGGCAGGTAGCCACCCGACTGACCGGACGCGGTCGGGTGGTAGGACTCGCCGATGTTCAGCAGGCTGAGGCTGTGCAGCCAGGAGCTGCCGGAGCAGATCTCGTGGCCGGTGAACGGGGTGCGGACGTCGCCGAAGGTGAAGCCGTGGGCGGCGGCGCGCTCGGCGGTCGCGGCGTCGAGGTGGTCGGCCGCGTTGTTGATGGCGGAGCGCTTGGTCTCGGACAGGCCCAGGCAGACCGTGCCGAGCCGGTAGAAGCGGGGATAGCCGATGACGACCACGCGCGCGCCCGGCGCCTTCGCGCGGATCGTCGAGTAGACGGTGTCGAGTTTGCCGGGGAGTGTCGAGTCGACGTACGCCTTGGCGGTGTTGATGCGGTTCAGGCAGGTGCTGTCGGAGCTGGTGACGCAGGTCGTCATGACGTCGGCGAAGCCCGCGTCGTTGCCTCCGACGGTGACGGAGACGAGGCCGGTGGAGGAGTTCAGGCCGCCGAGCTGACTCGCCAGAACGTCATCCGTCCGGGCGCCCGAGCAGGCCGCGAAGGTGAACGAGGCGGGGGCGTGGGCGGCGTTCCAGAGGTACGGGTACGCCTTGGTGCTGCGCTTGCAGTCGCCGCTGGAGCTGATGTAGCTGCCCGCGCCGACGCCGGAGGAGTAGGAGTCGCCGAGCGCCACATAGCCGCCGGTCGCGGCGAGTTGGGACGCCTGTGCCGCCGTCGCCCCGGTGAGGGCGGCGCCGGCTGCGAGGAGGAGTGAGCTGACGAATACGACAAGTCGGGAACGTCTCATGGAACCTCCCTTTAGCAGGATCTCTGCCACAACCGTCGTAGCAACTACGCGTGTTGACGGGAAGTGTCCATGCCAAGACTTTCTGTGTCCTGACGCGATCGTTCACAACCTCTTTTCGCCCGCGATATTGCGTGCCCACATCAGGCTTGCCGACAGCCCCTCAACCCCCTTCTCCCTCAGGGCCGCACAACCGTTCCCGACGGGACGCACCATTCCGTAACGGTCAAACGAACAAAAAGGTGAGAGGCCTGCCAAGGGCTTGCCATCCGGGCTTACTCATCAATACCGTCATACTTCTCACTCGCATCGGACCGTCGGCAACGGCTCCAGGGGAGGGCTCAGGGACCGCGGCGGCATCCGGGGCGGGAGCGCGGTAGGGGGGTGCCGAGCTCGGTGACCGTACTGGTGACCGGGCCGTGCCGCGCAATCGGCTGCCGTCTTTCGCCGGTGGCCGGTCAGCTTTGCCAGCTCACCCGGTGTGCGCGGAGAGCGTTCCGCCATGACGTGCCGTACGGCCGTGGCCGTGCTGCCGTGGGTGGGAAACCAAACCCCCCTTTCGAACCGGACGTGAATTCCGGGCCGCCCAGGGGCGGGCGGCCCACCGGACGAGAGGGACCAGACTCATGAGTTCCGTTCTGCAGCCGGCGACCTCGGGCCAGGATTTCGAAGGCCCGTCGACCGTCGGCAAGTACCGGCCCATCTCCTCTCACCTGGCCATCGCGCCACCGGTGAGCGTGGTCATCCCCGCGATGAACGAGGCCGAGAACCTTCCGTACGTCTTCAAGACCCTGCCGGACTGGATCCACGAAGTGGTCCTGGTCGACGGCAACTCCACCGACGACACCGTCCAGGTCGCGCGTGAACTGTGGCCCGGCGTCAAGGTCGTCGGACAGCAGGGCCGGGGCAAGGGCGACGCCCTGATCACCGGCTTCGAGGCGTGCAGCGGCGACATCATCGTGATGGTCGACGCGGACGGCTCGGCCGACGGCAACGAGATCGTGTCGTACGTCTCGGCCCTCGTCTCCGGCGCGGACTTCGCCAAGGGCTCCCGCTTCGCCAACGGCGGCGGCACCGACGACATGACCTTCATCCGCATGCTGGGCAACCGGGTCCTGTGCGCCATCGTCAACCGCAAGTTCGGCGCCCGCTACACCGACCTGTGCTACGGCTACAACGCGTTCTGGCGGCACTGCCTGGACGAGATCGAGCTCGACTGCACCGGCTTCGAGATAGAGACCCTGATCAACATCCGGGTCGTCAAGGCCGGGCTGAAGGTCCAGGAGATCCCCAGCCACGAGTACCTGCGCATCCACGGCGTCAGCAACCTGCGCGCCGTCCGCGACGGGCTGCGGGTCCTGCGGGTGATCCTCAAGGAGCGGTCCAACCGGCGTGCGCTGCGCCGTCTGGCCCGCCGCTCGCCGATGCTCGACTCGGTCCGGGGAGAGGTGTCTTGAGCACGATCGACGTCTCCGTCGTCATCTGTGTGTACACCGAAAACCGCTGGGAGGACATCCTCGCGGCGGTCGCCTCGGTGCGGGCGCAGACCCACCCGGCCCTGGAGACCCTGCTCGTCGTCGACCACAACCCGACCCTCCTGGACCGGCTGAGAAGCGAGTACAAGGAGACCGACGAGGTACGGGTGCTGCCCAACGCGGGCCCCCGCGGTCTGTCGGCCGGCCGCAACACCGGCATCGCCGCCTCGCACGGCGAGGTCGTCGCCTTCCTCGACGACGACGCCGTCGCCGAACGGGACTGGCTGCGCCGGTTCGCCGACCCCTACTCCGACCCCCGGGTCCTCGCCGTGGGCGGCCGGGCGGTGCCCGTCTGGTCCTCCGGCCGGCGGCCCGACTGGTTCCCCGAGGAGTTCGACTGGGTGGTGGGCTGCTCGTACCGGGGCCTGCCGCCCGGCCGGGTCCGGGTACGCAACATCCTCGGCGGGAACGCCTCCTTCCGGCGCAGCGCGTTCGACTTCGTGGGCGGCTTCGCCACCGGCATCGGACGCGACGGCAGCAAACGCCCGATGGGCGGCGAGGAGACGGATCTGTGCATCCGGCTCAGCCACGCGAGACCCGACGCCATCCTGCTGATGGACGACCGCGCGGTGATCCACCACAAGGTGCCCGAAGGGCGCGAGCGCTTCGGGTACTTCCGCACGCGCGCCTACGCCGAGGGCCTGTCCAAGGCGCTCGTCGCCCGCAGCGTCGGCGCGGGCAAGGGGCTGGAGACCGAACGCCGGTACACCACCCGGGTGTTGCCGGCCGGTGTGGCCCGCGGACTGCGCGACCTGCTGCTGGGCCGGCCCGGCGGGGCCCGGCGGGCGGGCGCGATCGTCGCCGGGGTGCTGACCGCGGCCGGCGGGTACGTGGTCGGCAGCCTGCGGGCGCGGCGGGCGGGGACGACGTTCGCCGTGGTGCCGATCTCGCTGGACGACGTGGAGCGTGCCGCATGACGCCGGCGCGCGTACCGATCCTCATGTACCACGCGGTCGCCGCCGACCCCAGCGACGCCACCCGCACGCTCTCGGTCACGCCCGAGGCGTTCGCCGGACAGCTGGCGGTGATCGCGGACCGGGGTCTGACCCCGCTCACCACCGCCGACCTGGCGGCCCGCTGGCGGGACGGCCGACCGCTGCCGGACCGCCCGGTCCTGATCACCTTCGACGACGGTTACGAGGGCGTGCACCGGCACGCCCTCCCGGCCCTGGCCAAGCACGGTTTCCCGGCCACCCTGTTCGTCTCCACCGGCTGGATCCGGGGCGCCTACGACACCGGCGGCGGCCTGGACACCATGCTGGACTGGCGTCAGGTACGCCAACTGGCGGACTCGGGCGTCGAGATCGGCGGCCACAGCCACACCCATCCGCAGCTCGACCAGCTCGACGACGCGGCGCTGCGCGCCGAGCTGACCCGCTGCCGGGACATCGTCGCCGACGAACTGGGCGCCCTGCCCGTGTCGTTCGCCTACCCGTACGGCTACTCCAGCCGCCGGGTGCGGGCGGCGGTGCGCGGACACGGATTCGACCAGGCGCTCGCCGTGGGCAACTCCCTCGCCCGCCGCGCCCAGGGGCCGTACGCCCTGCGGCGGGTGACGGTACGGCGCACCACGGACACCGCGGAGTTCGAACGGCTGCTCGACGGCCGTGCGATCGGCCGTACGTTCGCCCGGGACCGGGCGCTGACCAAGGGGTACGCGGTGGTCCGGCGGACCCGGCAACTCCAGCGGCTGGTGTGAGAGGTGGCCCCGGCGGAGCCCGTCGGGGCCACCCACCAACGCTCGGACCTGTCGGCCGCACCCGACACACCCGACACACCCGACACACCGGACACACCACGCGCACTGCGGAAACCGGGTGCAGACGGGGCCCGTGTGCCGGATCATGGCCGCATGTCTGCCCAGCCACAGGACGCTCTGCCGATCCGGCTCAACGTCGACGACTCCGACTCCCCGTCCGATGTCGTCGACGCGCTGTTCCTCGGCCGCTTCGCGACGGGCGAGCAGCCGTACTCGCACGCCGCGAACATCGACCGCGTACGCTCCGGCGCGACCCTGCTGCCGCCGCAGGCCCGTGTGCTGCGCGTCGCCCGCGACGACGACCGCAGCGCCACCCTGGCCGAGGGGGACGGCTGGACGCTGCTGATCTCCCGCTGGAACCGCGGCGCCGACGTCACGGTCACCGCGACCACCGCCGAACTGGCCGCGAAGGTGCTCGACGAGGCCACCGACGGCGCGGCGGACGAACCCGAGCCCCAGCCGGAGAACGTGACCATGGGGTTCTGGTACGTCTCCCCGCGGCGTGGCCCGCACCGCACCACCCGCCAGATCTCCGCGGGCACCTGGGACGAGGTGCGCGCCAACTACACCGCACCCGTCGCCGAGGCGATGGACAGCCTGATGGGGACGACCCCGGAGAACATCGCGGGCCGGCTGCTCCTGCTGCACGGCCCGCCCGGCACCGGCAAGACCTCGGCGCTGCGCACGCTGGCCCGGTCCTGGCGGGAGTGGTGCCAGGTGGACTGCGTCCTGGACCCCGAACGACTGTTCTCCGACGTCGGCTATCTGATGGACATCGCGATCGGCGAGGAGGACGGCACGGGCAAGGGCCGCTGGCGGCTGCTGCTCCTGGAGGACTGCGACGAGCTGATCCGCGGCGAGGCCAAGCACACGGCGGGCCAGGCCCTGTCCCGGCTGCTGAACCTCACCGACGGTCTTCTCGGCCAGGGCCGCAACGTCCTGGTCGGCGTGACCACCAACGAGGACCTGGAGCGCCTGCACCCCGCCGTCGTCCGTCCCGGACGCTGCCTGGCCCGCATCGAGGTCGGCCCGCTGACCCAGCGGGAGGCCGTGGACTGGTTGGGCAGGGAGGCCGTCGGCGGGGAGGAAGCCGTCGGCCGCGAGGGCGCGACGCTGGCGGAGCTGTACGCACTGCGCCGGGGCACGTCCCCCACCTCGCTGCCGGAGCCTCGGGGGCGGTCGGACGCGGGGCTGTACCTCTAGAGGGCCTGTCTGCCAGGCGTCGCCGGGCAGGCGGGAATGGTCGGACAGGCCCCGGGGCGGGGACGGGTCCCAGGTGTTTTGATGGAGGTATGACGCTGCACGTCGGCACGTCGGGCTGGCAGTACAAGGACTGGAGGGGCGTCCTGTACCCGGCCGACGTGCCCGTGCGGCGGTGGCTGGAGGAGTACGCGGAGCGTTTCGCCACCGTCGAGATCAACAACGCCTTCTACCGGCTGCCGTCGCGGGAGACGTTCGCGTCCTGGGCCGGGCGCGTCCCGTCGGACTTCGTGGTCGCGGTCAAGGCGAGCCGCTATCTGACCCACATCAAGCGGCTGCGGGACCCCGAGGAGCCGGTGCACCGGCTGATGACCCACGCGGCCGGACTCGGCGCCCGCCTCGGCCCAATCCTCCTCCAGCTACCGCCGACGCTGCGGGCCGATGCCGGGCTGCTGGACGCCTGTCTGTCCTGCTTCCCGTCCGACGCCCGGGTGGCCGTCGAACCGCGCGACGCGTCGTGGTGGACGCCGGCCGTGCGGAAGGTGCTGGAAGCGCGAGGCGCGGCCCTGTGCTGGGCCGACGTACGGGCCCGCCCGTCCACCCCGCTGTGGCGGACCGCCGACTGGGGCTACGTCCGCTTCCACGAGGGCCGCGCCCAGCCGTGGCCGCGCTACGGTCAGCACGCCCTGGAGACCTGGGTCGACCGCGTCGCGACGACCTGGCAGGACGGGAACGACGTGTACGCGTACTTCAACAACGACCTGGGCGGCGCGGCGGTCGGGGACGCGGCACTGTTCGGCAGGACGGCGGAGCGGGCGGATCTGACGGTGACCCGCACTCCCCGCGCGCTCGCGGCGCGCGGCTGATCACGCCTGGTAGGCCGCCCGCAGGGCATCCCGCACGGCCGCCGACGCCTGCTCCTCGGTGAGCCCCAGCCGCCGCACCCGCTCGGCGTAGGCCTGCGCGGCGCCCGCCGCCTCCCGCTCCGCCGCCGAGCCCGCCGCGGCGACGAACGTGCCGTTGCGCCCCCGGGTCTCGATCACCCCGTCCGCCTCCAGCGCCCGGTACGCCTTGGCGACGGTGTTCGCGGCGAGGCCGAGCGACTCGGCCAGTCCCCGCACCGTCGGCAGCCGGTACCCGACCGGCAGCGCTCCCGACCGGGCCTGCCCGGCGATCTGCGCCCGCACCTGTTCGTACGGCGCGGCGCTCTCATCGATGTGGATCTTCAAGGTCACGCGCCGATTGTCCCGCACCCGCCGGAGAACGGGGGCACGGGCGGACGGTGAAAACGGGAGGCACACGGGCGCCGTCCGCCCGTAGCGTGCGCTCACATGACCGTCATCGTGCGCGATCTGCGCCCCGGCGCGCCTGCCGACATCGAGGGTTTCATCCAGGTCCGGCACCTCGCCCTGCCCTACGTGTTCTTCAGCCCGGCCTCCGTACTGCACGGCCTCTCCCGGTCCCACCCCGACGCCCACGCCCGCAGGCTGGTGGCGGTGGAGGACGGCGAGATCATCGGGACGGCCCAGGTGGGGCTCGCCCACGACAGCCCGGAACCCGGCCAGGGCTCGCTCAACGTGTACGTGGACCCGGCGCGCACCGGACGCGGCGCGGGCGCCCTGCTGGTCCGCGCGGCCGAGGAGCACCTGGCCGCGCACGGGGCGACGAGGCTGTTCAGCTGGGTCCTGGACGAGCCGGGCCACCGTGCCTTCGCCGAGCGCCGGGGCTACCGGGCGAGCCGCTGCGCCCACTTCCTCCGCCTGGACCTGGCCGGCACCACCCTGCCGCCGCTCCAGGACCCCCCGCCCGGCGTCGAGCTGCGCACGGCCGCCGACTTCGCCGACGACCCGCGCCCGCTGTTCGCCCTGGACGCGGAGGCGGGGTCGGACGAACCGGGCGACATCGACACCGAGTTCACGGACTACGAGGCCTGGGTCGACGAGTACTGGAAGCATCCCCACCTGAACCTGGACCTGACCTCGGTCGCCGTGGCCGAGGGCCGCCCCGTCGCCTTCAGCGTGGCCCACAGCCACGGAGCCGATCGCTACGGCACAGCCATGACCGGCACCGCCCGCGCCCACCGCGGCCGGGGCCTGGCCAAGCTCGCCAAGAACGACTCCCTGCACCGTGCCCGGGCCGCGGGGTACACGGAGGCGTACACGGGCAACGACGCGGACAACGGGCCGATGCTCGCGATCAACAAGTGGTTCGGTTACGAGATCTGCGCGACGGAGGTGCGGTATGTCCGCGAACTCGGCTGAACCGGTGCGGTCGGTGGACGTCGTCCTCGTCAAGGGCGGCCGGACGAAGATCCGTTACGCGGCCGAGCCGCTGTCCGACGACGGCACCCGGATCGCCGTGCGCGCCCCCTGGGCCGGTGACGGCGTACGCGACTTCGGGTTCGTACGGTTCGAGGCGGGTGACGTCTTCACGGAGTACTACTGGCGTGACCGCTGGTACGCGGTGAAGGAGGTCCGCACCGCGTCCGGCGCGTTGAAGGGCTGGTACTGCGACATCACCCGCCCGGCCATCCTGTCCGGTACCGAGCTGGTCGTCGAGGACCTCGACCTGGACCTGTGGCGCTCCGCCGACGGGACGGACGTCCGCCGACTGGACGAGGACGAGTTCGAGGAGAGCGGGCTCGCGCAAAGGGACCCGGAGGCCGCGACCGCCGCCGTGGCCGCTCTGAACGAGCTGGAGGCTCTGGCACGCGGCGGCGACTTCGAGGCCCTGCTGAAGTGAGGGCCTCACCTCTGGATCCTCGCCACCACCGCGTACCGCTCGTCGTCCACGGCCCCGCCCCACAACGCCGCGTCCTGCGACAGCCGCTCCACGCGCGCGTGCGCGGTCAGCGGGGCCAGCAGGGCGGTGAGCCGGTCCGCCGGTATGCCGACCGGGGCGACGGTCCCCCACACGCCCTCGACCAGCACGAGCCGACCTCCCGGACGCAGCAGGTCGCGCCAGTGCCGCAGGGCCCGGGCGGGGTCGGGCAGGGCCCACAGCACATGCCGTACGAGGAGGGCGTCGAAGCGCTGCTCGCCGACCGGGGGCGCCGCCGCGTCACCGAGGAGGAACACCGCGTCACGCCCGGCGAGTTTGGCGCGGGCCAGGTCGATCATGGGCTGGGACAGGTCGACCCCCGTCACCCGGTGTCCCCGTTCGGCCGCGAGGAGCGACAGGCTGCCGGTGCCGCAGCCGAGGTCGAGAACGTCACCACCGCGCTCCGGCAGCCAGGTGCGCAGCCGCCGGGCCCAGGCCGCGCGCACCTCGGGGTCGCGCAGGCCGTGGTCCGGCTCCTCGTCGAAGGCGGGCGCCGCCGCGTCCCAGTCGACACCGGACGGATTCGCTTCGTCACTCTTTTTCACCATGTGCCCAAGAGTGACACCCACCACTGACACTCGAATCGTGACAGCCGCCACTGACAGATCGGGGGCGATGAGGAACTCTCCCCGAAAGGGTCTACCTCCGTGAGAACGCGGAACTCGGTGGCCCTGAAGGAGGCAGCCATGCGCCGTACGACCGTGCAGAAGCCCCTGAAGAAGACGGACTCCCGCCGGATCCGCGACGAGGCCGACGAACGGCCCGCCGGGCGCCCCGAGGTGCGCAAGGACATCGCACGCACCTGGTGGCCGGACGGCTGACGCCCGCCGCCGGGCGCCGTCAGTCCAGCCGCTTTCGGTAGTGGAGGCGGTCGTACGGTCCGTCCACACGACGTTCCACGAACTCGTAGCCGTACCTCGGGTAGATCTTCTGGTTCTCCCACATCAGCGCGTTCGTGTAGAGCCTGACCTCGGGCAGGCCGAGCGCGTACGCGTGTGCGTCCACGAAGTGCAGCAGCCGCCGCCCGACGCCCTTGCCGTGGGCGTCCGGGTGGACGGCGACGCTGTCGAGGAACAGGTGGTCCGTGAACGCCTCGACCACCACCAGTCCGACCACCGCGCCGCCGGCCGGATCGCCGGTCACGTACACCTTCCCCGCGGCCACGTTCGCCGCGTGGTCCGCCTCCATGGGCTGCGGCACACGCCCGATGCGCTCGACGTAGTGCGCGTACGCCGCGTCCGTGACGGCCTTCACCGCCGGTACGTCGGCCGCCGCCGCGGGCCGGATCTCCTCGCTCGTCATGCCGTGAACGCTACCTACCTGATCCCAGTCTCAGCACTTCCTTAAGGCGACCCTAAAGATCGCCACCGACCGCCCCCAGCAGGCGATTTCACGGTTTCTTGGTTCCGGCACACACGTCACCGCCACCACCTGCCCCTGTCCCGGGTCCGGTTCCCGTTCCCGTTCCCGTTCCCGTTCCGAGGAGATCCCTCCATGTCCGCACGCCGCAAGGCCGCAGCCGTCGCCGCCCTCGGTCCGGTCCCGCCGGCCCCGGCCACGCCGTGCACCGCGCCGGCGGCCGCGCACGGGTCGATGGGCGATCCGGTCAGCCGGGTGTCGCAGTGCTGTGCGGAGGGTCCGGAGAGCCCGAGGCCGGACGCCTGCAGGGCGGCGGTCGCGGCGGGCGGGACGCAGGCGCCGTACGACCGGAACGGCGTCCGCACCGGCGACGCCGACGGACGCCTCCGGGAGCTGATCCCGGACGGCAGGCTGTGCAGCGCGGACAACGAGGAGTTCAAGGGCCTGGACCTGGCCCGCGCCGACCGGGCGGCGACGGGCGTCGACAGCGGCTCGTGCACCTTCGGGTACCGCGTGACCGCCCCGCACAAGGTCACCTTCAAGGTCTGCCTCACCAAGGCCGGTTACGACCCGGTCGCGCAGGGCGTCTCCACATTCTCCGGGACTCTGCCCGAGCGGTCCGGCAGACAACTGCCGTATGCGATCCGGCAGCGCTCGGACAGCCACTCCGGGGCCTGACCGGCGGCTCAGGCCGGACAGGCCCCGGCGGGCCGACCCGCGGGTCAGCTCAGGGCGGACGCGCAGGTGGTGGGGGTGGCGTGGGCCGGGTCGAGCGCGTTGGCCACCTCGTGGAAGGCGATCCGGTCGAACAGCCCGATCGCCACGTGCTCGGAGAGGTCCAGCGGGCACAGGTCCT
Coding sequences within it:
- a CDS encoding GNAT family N-acetyltransferase is translated as MTVIVRDLRPGAPADIEGFIQVRHLALPYVFFSPASVLHGLSRSHPDAHARRLVAVEDGEIIGTAQVGLAHDSPEPGQGSLNVYVDPARTGRGAGALLVRAAEEHLAAHGATRLFSWVLDEPGHRAFAERRGYRASRCAHFLRLDLAGTTLPPLQDPPPGVELRTAADFADDPRPLFALDAEAGSDEPGDIDTEFTDYEAWVDEYWKHPHLNLDLTSVAVAEGRPVAFSVAHSHGADRYGTAMTGTARAHRGRGLAKLAKNDSLHRARAAGYTEAYTGNDADNGPMLAINKWFGYEICATEVRYVRELG
- a CDS encoding DUF402 domain-containing protein translates to MSANSAEPVRSVDVVLVKGGRTKIRYAAEPLSDDGTRIAVRAPWAGDGVRDFGFVRFEAGDVFTEYYWRDRWYAVKEVRTASGALKGWYCDITRPAILSGTELVVEDLDLDLWRSADGTDVRRLDEDEFEESGLAQRDPEAATAAVAALNELEALARGGDFEALLK
- a CDS encoding class I SAM-dependent methyltransferase; translated protein: MVKKSDEANPSGVDWDAAAPAFDEEPDHGLRDPEVRAAWARRLRTWLPERGGDVLDLGCGTGSLSLLAAERGHRVTGVDLSQPMIDLARAKLAGRDAVFLLGDAAAPPVGEQRFDALLVRHVLWALPDPARALRHWRDLLRPGGRLVLVEGVWGTVAPVGIPADRLTALLAPLTAHARVERLSQDAALWGGAVDDERYAVVARIQR
- a CDS encoding GNAT family N-acetyltransferase, whose amino-acid sequence is MTSEEIRPAAAADVPAVKAVTDAAYAHYVERIGRVPQPMEADHAANVAAGKVYVTGDPAGGAVVGLVVVEAFTDHLFLDSVAVHPDAHGKGVGRRLLHFVDAHAYALGLPEVRLYTNALMWENQKIYPRYGYEFVERRVDGPYDRLHYRKRLD
- a CDS encoding lytic polysaccharide monooxygenase produces the protein MSARRKAAAVAALGPVPPAPATPCTAPAAAHGSMGDPVSRVSQCCAEGPESPRPDACRAAVAAGGTQAPYDRNGVRTGDADGRLRELIPDGRLCSADNEEFKGLDLARADRAATGVDSGSCTFGYRVTAPHKVTFKVCLTKAGYDPVAQGVSTFSGTLPERSGRQLPYAIRQRSDSHSGA